In one window of Paraflavitalea soli DNA:
- the polA gene encoding DNA polymerase I, which yields MSQKVFLLDAYALVFRAYYALIRNPRITSKGVNTNAQFGFVNTLLDLLNNQKPSHMAVAFDTSAPTERHTDFAEYKANRQETPEDLKAAIPDIKRIIRGFNIPIVELDGYEADDVIGTLSKQAAKEGFEVYMVTPDKDYGQLVEERVKIYKPGYQGGDAEILGVKEVCEKWNIQEVHQVIDILGLMGDSVDNIPGIAGVGEKTAAKLLAEYGTLENVLNNADKIKGALGEKVRNGKNAAILSKKLATIITDVPVSFHAEDFRVKEMNRELLREVFTDLEFKTVAKRVLGEEIAITAGKATAPEGVQTDLFGNPVESKKKNTEVRIQHTEGAGTETEGADSERVDSTEAIVAGKTIHNTPHKYVAITGDAAITTLVKELLEQPEVCFDTETTGLDANDADMVGMSFSYTVGEAYYVPVPPGDVEGTKAILKQFEKLFNKTDITWVGQNLKYDMLVLKWYGYELKGNIFDTMLAHYVIEPDGKRSMDIMSAQYLGYEPVHIDELIGKKGKNQGNMRDVPLEKITDYAAEDADITLQLKQIFAPLLKTKAVEKVFLEVENPLVKVLTDMEFEGVKVDIEFLKDYSLQLDKEARQAEENVYQQAGLKFNLASPKQLGEVLFEKLKLDPKAKKTKTGQYATGEDVLLKLANQSKIVEDILAFRELTKLKSTYVDALPEMINRKTGRVHTSYAQAVAVTGRLSSNNPNLQNIPVRTDRGKEIRKAFIPRDSNHILLSADYSQIELRIVAAISGDPAMCDAFKNAKDIHTATAAKVYSVDEKDVTKEMRYKAKSVNFGIIYGQGAFGLADNLGISRTEAKEIIDTYKKQFANIQKYMDDTINFARETGYVETLMGRKRWLRDINSSNFTVRGFAERNAINSPIQGTAADMIKLAMIKIQETFKKHKFKSKMILQVHDELIFDATLDEADTIMPIIIDCMRGALPLPNGVPVEAEIGKGENWLVAH from the coding sequence ATGAGTCAAAAAGTATTTCTTCTCGACGCGTATGCATTGGTATTCCGTGCCTATTATGCATTGATACGCAATCCACGTATTACCTCCAAGGGCGTAAACACAAATGCTCAGTTCGGTTTTGTCAATACGTTGCTTGATCTGCTCAACAACCAGAAGCCCTCACATATGGCGGTGGCGTTTGATACCAGTGCTCCTACGGAGCGACATACAGACTTTGCAGAATACAAGGCCAACCGGCAGGAGACACCTGAAGATCTGAAGGCAGCTATTCCCGATATTAAGCGCATCATACGTGGCTTTAATATACCTATTGTAGAACTGGATGGCTATGAAGCGGATGACGTGATCGGCACGCTGAGTAAGCAAGCTGCCAAAGAAGGATTTGAAGTATACATGGTAACGCCCGATAAGGACTATGGCCAATTGGTGGAGGAAAGGGTCAAGATCTATAAACCCGGTTACCAGGGCGGGGATGCGGAGATCCTGGGCGTGAAAGAAGTATGTGAGAAATGGAATATCCAGGAAGTACACCAGGTGATAGATATACTGGGCCTTATGGGAGATTCGGTGGATAATATACCCGGCATTGCCGGGGTAGGAGAAAAGACAGCGGCTAAACTACTGGCCGAATATGGTACGCTGGAAAATGTGTTGAACAATGCAGATAAGATCAAAGGGGCTTTGGGTGAGAAGGTACGCAACGGAAAGAATGCGGCTATCCTTTCCAAAAAGCTGGCTACTATTATTACAGATGTACCGGTAAGTTTTCATGCAGAGGATTTCCGGGTAAAGGAAATGAACCGGGAGTTGTTGCGTGAAGTGTTTACGGACCTGGAATTTAAAACAGTAGCCAAGCGGGTACTGGGCGAAGAGATCGCTATCACGGCCGGGAAGGCAACGGCACCGGAGGGCGTGCAGACAGATCTGTTTGGCAATCCAGTGGAAAGCAAGAAGAAGAATACAGAAGTCAGAATACAGCATACAGAAGGCGCAGGCACGGAGACAGAAGGGGCAGACAGCGAACGGGTAGACAGCACGGAGGCTATTGTGGCCGGAAAGACGATTCACAATACGCCTCATAAATATGTTGCCATCACAGGCGATGCGGCCATTACGACACTGGTAAAAGAATTACTGGAGCAGCCGGAAGTTTGTTTTGATACAGAGACTACGGGATTAGATGCGAATGATGCGGACATGGTGGGTATGAGCTTCTCCTATACAGTTGGAGAAGCGTATTATGTACCGGTGCCGCCCGGCGACGTGGAAGGCACCAAGGCCATCCTGAAACAATTTGAAAAATTATTCAACAAGACGGATATTACCTGGGTGGGACAGAACCTGAAGTATGATATGCTGGTGCTTAAGTGGTATGGCTATGAGCTGAAGGGAAACATCTTTGATACGATGCTGGCGCATTATGTGATCGAGCCGGACGGCAAACGTAGCATGGATATCATGAGCGCACAATATTTGGGTTACGAGCCGGTACATATTGATGAGCTGATTGGCAAGAAAGGCAAGAACCAGGGTAATATGCGGGATGTGCCACTGGAAAAGATCACGGACTATGCGGCTGAAGATGCTGATATCACGCTGCAGCTGAAACAGATCTTTGCCCCGCTGCTCAAAACGAAAGCAGTTGAAAAGGTATTCCTGGAAGTAGAGAACCCGCTTGTAAAGGTGCTTACAGATATGGAGTTTGAAGGGGTAAAGGTAGATATCGAGTTCTTAAAAGATTATTCGCTGCAACTGGATAAGGAAGCCAGGCAGGCAGAGGAAAATGTATACCAGCAAGCAGGATTAAAGTTCAACCTGGCCTCTCCCAAGCAACTGGGTGAAGTATTGTTTGAAAAACTGAAGCTGGACCCCAAGGCCAAAAAGACGAAGACGGGCCAATATGCTACAGGGGAAGATGTACTGCTTAAGCTGGCCAATCAAAGTAAGATCGTGGAAGATATCCTTGCCTTCCGGGAGTTGACCAAGCTGAAGTCTACTTATGTGGATGCGCTTCCCGAAATGATCAACCGCAAGACAGGCCGTGTACATACATCTTATGCACAGGCGGTGGCTGTTACCGGTCGTTTATCCAGTAACAATCCCAACCTGCAGAATATTCCTGTACGTACAGACAGGGGCAAAGAGATCCGTAAGGCCTTTATTCCCCGGGACAGTAATCATATCCTGCTTTCGGCCGATTATTCGCAAATAGAATTACGTATTGTAGCCGCTATTTCAGGTGACCCGGCCATGTGTGATGCTTTCAAGAATGCAAAGGATATTCACACAGCTACTGCGGCCAAAGTATACAGTGTGGATGAAAAGGATGTGACGAAGGAAATGCGCTATAAGGCGAAGAGTGTGAATTTCGGCATTATCTACGGGCAAGGAGCTTTTGGCCTGGCCGACAACCTGGGTATCAGCCGTACGGAAGCCAAAGAGATCATTGATACGTATAAGAAGCAGTTTGCGAATATCCAGAAGTATATGGATGATACGATCAACTTTGCCCGGGAAACAGGCTATGTGGAAACGTTGATGGGCCGCAAGCGCTGGCTGCGTGATATCAACTCCTCCAACTTTACAGTACGTGGATTTGCAGAGCGCAACGCGATCAACTCGCCTATTCAGGGCACGGCGGCTGATATGATCAAGCTGGCCATGATAAAGATCCAGGAAACGTTCAAAAAACATAAGTTTAAATCGAAGATGATCCTGCAGGTGCATGACGAGTTGATCTTTGATGCTACGCTGGATGAAGCAGATACTATTATGCCGATTATCATAGATTGTATGCGTGGAGCTTTGCCATTACCCAATGGGGTGCCGGTGGAAGCAGAGATCGGCAAGGGTGAGAACTGGCTGGTGGCGCACTAA
- the uvrB gene encoding excinuclease ABC subunit UvrB — translation MPFKLHAPFPPAGDQPEAIRQLTEGILNGEKHQTLLGVTGSGKTFTIANVIQQVQRPTLVLTHNKTLVAQLYGEFKQFFPENAVGYFVSYYDYYQPEAYLPVSDTYIEKDLSINEELDKLRLHATTELLSGRRDIIVVASVSCIYGIGNPAEFENGIIRIHQGQVLSRQGFLHGLVNALYMRSQTDFTRGTFRVKGDTVDINLPYMDWGYRVTFFGDEIESIETLEINTGKRIGVVDNAAIFPANLYLAPKDMINEILNEIQDESHAQVEYFKKNGKYIEAQRLSERVNYDVEMIRELGYCNGVENYSRFFDRRIPGTRPFCLLDYFPKDFLTVIDESHQTIPQISGMYGGDRSRKLILVDFGFRLPSALDNRPLNFHEFEQIVDQTVYVSATPGEYELEKSGGIVVEQVVRPTGLLDPPIEIRPSVNQIDDLLDEIDKRVTKGDRVLVTTLTKRMAEEMDKYLHRINIKSKYIHSEVDTLERVEILRQLRLGEIDVLVGVNLLREGLDLPEVSLVAILDADKEGFLRNEKSLTQTAGRAARNVDGLVIFYADKMTESMQRTIDETTRRREKQVAFNIEHNITPRTVVKSKEQVFAQTSVLDIKGYDPKNPYALAADENLVVHAAAEEQAVYQTIPQLEKAIGKTKKEMEKAARDLDFMEAAKLRDEMFGMQKKLEEMKTGR, via the coding sequence ATGCCTTTTAAATTACACGCACCTTTCCCTCCGGCCGGAGATCAGCCGGAAGCGATCCGTCAACTGACGGAAGGAATATTGAATGGCGAAAAACACCAGACCTTATTGGGGGTAACGGGCAGTGGTAAGACCTTTACCATCGCCAATGTGATCCAGCAGGTGCAACGGCCTACGCTGGTGCTCACGCACAATAAAACGCTGGTGGCCCAGCTATATGGGGAATTCAAGCAGTTCTTCCCGGAAAATGCTGTGGGCTATTTCGTGAGTTATTACGACTATTATCAGCCGGAAGCCTATTTGCCGGTGAGTGATACCTATATTGAAAAAGACCTCAGCATCAATGAGGAGCTGGATAAGCTGCGCCTGCATGCCACCACAGAATTGTTGAGCGGCAGACGGGATATCATTGTGGTAGCCAGCGTAAGCTGTATCTACGGTATTGGTAACCCCGCGGAGTTTGAAAATGGCATCATCCGTATACATCAGGGACAGGTACTTTCCCGGCAAGGGTTCCTGCATGGGCTGGTGAATGCGCTGTATATGCGGAGCCAGACAGACTTTACCCGCGGTACTTTCCGGGTAAAGGGTGATACGGTGGACATTAACCTTCCTTATATGGACTGGGGCTACCGGGTAACCTTCTTCGGAGATGAGATCGAAAGCATTGAAACGCTGGAGATCAATACGGGCAAACGGATCGGGGTGGTGGACAATGCCGCGATCTTCCCGGCCAATCTGTACCTGGCGCCGAAAGACATGATCAACGAGATACTGAACGAGATCCAGGATGAATCGCACGCACAGGTAGAATACTTTAAAAAGAACGGTAAATATATAGAAGCGCAAAGGTTGAGTGAGCGGGTGAATTATGATGTGGAGATGATCCGGGAGCTTGGTTATTGTAACGGGGTGGAGAACTATTCGCGTTTCTTCGACAGGCGTATACCGGGTACCAGGCCCTTCTGTCTTTTGGATTACTTCCCCAAAGACTTCCTGACGGTGATAGATGAAAGTCACCAGACGATACCACAGATCAGTGGTATGTATGGCGGGGACAGAAGCCGTAAGCTGATCCTGGTGGATTTTGGATTCCGTCTTCCTTCTGCGCTGGATAACCGTCCGCTGAACTTCCATGAGTTTGAGCAGATCGTGGACCAAACGGTCTATGTATCAGCCACGCCGGGTGAATATGAGCTGGAGAAGAGCGGTGGTATAGTGGTAGAGCAGGTAGTGCGGCCCACGGGACTATTGGATCCTCCCATTGAAATAAGACCTAGTGTGAACCAGATCGATGACCTGCTGGATGAAATAGACAAGCGGGTAACGAAGGGGGACCGGGTACTGGTGACCACGCTGACAAAGCGGATGGCGGAAGAGATGGATAAATACCTGCACCGGATCAATATCAAATCAAAGTACATACACAGTGAAGTAGATACGCTGGAGCGGGTGGAGATACTGCGCCAGCTTAGGTTGGGTGAGATTGATGTGCTGGTAGGGGTAAACCTGTTGCGGGAAGGTCTTGACCTACCGGAAGTATCGCTGGTGGCCATCCTTGATGCAGATAAGGAGGGATTCCTGCGTAATGAGAAGTCGCTGACGCAAACGGCAGGCCGTGCGGCCCGGAATGTGGATGGGCTGGTGATCTTCTATGCAGATAAGATGACGGAGAGTATGCAGCGGACGATCGATGAGACCACGCGCCGCCGGGAAAAACAGGTAGCTTTCAATATCGAACATAATATTACACCGCGCACGGTTGTCAAATCGAAAGAGCAGGTGTTTGCACAAACATCGGTATTGGACATCAAGGGATATGATCCCAAGAATCCTTATGCTCTTGCAGCGGATGAAAACCTGGTAGTACACGCTGCAGCAGAAGAGCAGGCGGTATATCAAACCATCCCACAGCTGGAGAAAGCGATCGGCAAAACGAAGAAGGAAATGGAAAAAGCTGCCCGCGATCTCGACTTTATGGAAGCGGCGAAGCTGAGGGATGAAATGTTTGGTATGCAGAAGAAGTTGGAGGAAATGAAGACGGGGCGATAG
- a CDS encoding methylglyoxal synthase, with amino-acid sequence MLTSRRIDARKRIALVAHDNKKKDLIDWAEFNKVVLAKHELIATGTTGKLLEEKLDRPVKRLLSGPLGGDQQIGALIAVGEIDVMIFFWDPMEAQPHDSDVKALLRVAIAWNCIVACDRSTADFVLTSPLMQSDYAATLPDYTEYLKRRIENK; translated from the coding sequence ATGTTGACATCAAGACGAATAGATGCGCGTAAGCGAATTGCACTGGTAGCGCATGATAACAAGAAGAAGGACCTGATAGACTGGGCAGAGTTCAACAAGGTTGTATTGGCCAAACATGAGCTGATAGCCACCGGCACGACGGGAAAATTGCTGGAAGAAAAGCTGGACCGCCCTGTCAAGAGGCTGTTAAGCGGTCCGCTGGGCGGCGACCAACAAATAGGCGCCCTCATAGCAGTTGGAGAAATCGATGTCATGATCTTTTTCTGGGACCCCATGGAAGCGCAACCACATGATAGTGATGTAAAGGCCTTGCTCCGGGTAGCGATTGCCTGGAATTGCATTGTGGCCTGCGACCGGTCGACGGCGGATTTTGTACTAACCTCCCCCCTTATGCAGTCTGACTACGCGGCTACATTACCGGATTATACGGAGTACCTGAAAAGGAGGATCGAGAATAAGTAG
- a CDS encoding OmpA/MotB family protein, which produces MKFRHVLLVALTPVVLFSCVSTKKFKAEQEKYTQLNDSYAKLQGDLKACEDQKAEEARKKAALQAEIDGLNKQIAFLKENNTQALKQLQDLSVISSSQAESIKKSMENIGAKDSYIQTLQQQMARKDSMNMALVMNLKGAIGNLDDKDINIKVDKGVVYIDISDKLLFKSGKFDVTEEAKVVLGKVATVLKNQPDIEFMVEGHTDNVPYKGNPLLLDNWDLSVKRATSVVRILQNQYGLDPAKMSAAGRGEYSPLMPNDSPEAKAANRRTRIVILPQLDQFFKLLERK; this is translated from the coding sequence ATGAAGTTCAGACACGTTCTGTTAGTAGCATTAACCCCTGTAGTGCTGTTTTCCTGCGTCAGCACCAAGAAATTTAAGGCAGAACAAGAGAAATACACCCAATTAAACGACTCTTACGCCAAATTACAAGGCGATCTGAAAGCGTGTGAAGATCAGAAAGCAGAGGAAGCCCGTAAAAAAGCGGCGCTGCAAGCTGAGATCGACGGTCTCAACAAACAAATTGCTTTCCTGAAAGAAAACAACACCCAGGCTTTAAAGCAACTCCAGGATCTTTCTGTTATTTCCAGCTCACAGGCTGAAAGTATTAAAAAATCCATGGAGAACATCGGTGCGAAAGATTCTTATATCCAGACTTTACAGCAACAAATGGCGCGTAAAGATTCTATGAACATGGCCCTCGTGATGAACCTGAAAGGTGCTATTGGCAACCTGGATGACAAAGACATCAACATTAAGGTTGATAAAGGTGTAGTTTATATCGACATTTCTGATAAGCTGTTATTCAAGAGCGGCAAGTTTGATGTAACAGAAGAAGCTAAGGTTGTATTGGGTAAAGTGGCTACCGTACTGAAAAATCAGCCTGACATCGAGTTCATGGTGGAAGGTCATACCGACAACGTTCCTTACAAAGGAAATCCGCTGTTGCTCGACAACTGGGACCTGAGTGTTAAGCGTGCTACTTCTGTAGTACGGATCCTCCAAAACCAATATGGTCTGGATCCTGCTAAGATGTCTGCTGCCGGTCGTGGTGAGTACTCTCCACTGATGCCTAACGATTCTCCTGAAGCCAAAGCGGCCAACCGTCGTACAAGGATCGTTATCCTGCCTCAGCTGGATCAGTTCTTCAAATTGCTCGAAAGGAAATAA
- the recA gene encoding recombinase RecA encodes MSANNEKLKALKLTIDKIEKDFGKGSVMMMNEKSNDPMEVISTGSIGLDSALGVGGLPKGRIVEIYGPESSGKTTVAIHVIAEAQKKGGMCAIIDAEHAFDSAYAQKLGVDVDNLLISQPDYGEQALEIADRLILSGALDVVVIDSVAALVPKGELEGEMGDSKMGLQARLMSQALRKLTATINKTNTICIFINQLREKIGVMFGNPETTTGGNALKFYASVRLDIRRMAQIKDGDEAIGNRVKVKVVKNKVAPPFRAAEFDIVFGEGISKVGEILDMGVELSVVQKSGSWFSYNGDKLGQGRDSVKKLLGDNPELANEIETKIREKIKEMQSSGTPAATA; translated from the coding sequence ATGTCTGCAAATAACGAAAAGCTCAAGGCGCTAAAGCTGACGATCGACAAGATTGAAAAAGACTTTGGCAAAGGAAGTGTGATGATGATGAATGAAAAGTCAAATGATCCCATGGAAGTGATATCAACCGGCTCAATCGGGTTGGATTCAGCCCTGGGCGTAGGTGGTCTTCCCAAAGGCCGTATCGTTGAGATCTATGGACCTGAGTCTTCCGGTAAAACGACTGTAGCTATCCACGTTATTGCAGAGGCACAGAAAAAGGGTGGCATGTGTGCTATTATCGATGCGGAACATGCTTTCGATAGCGCCTATGCACAGAAACTGGGGGTAGATGTAGACAACCTGCTGATCTCCCAGCCGGACTATGGTGAGCAGGCTTTGGAAATAGCCGACCGCCTTATCTTATCAGGCGCCCTCGATGTTGTAGTAATTGACTCCGTAGCCGCCCTGGTACCGAAAGGTGAGCTGGAAGGCGAAATGGGTGATAGCAAAATGGGATTGCAGGCAAGGTTGATGTCGCAGGCTTTGCGTAAGCTGACTGCCACCATCAATAAAACCAATACCATTTGCATCTTTATCAACCAGCTTCGTGAAAAGATCGGTGTAATGTTCGGTAACCCCGAAACTACTACTGGTGGTAATGCCCTGAAGTTCTATGCTTCTGTACGTTTGGATATCCGTCGTATGGCGCAGATCAAGGATGGTGATGAAGCGATTGGTAACCGTGTAAAAGTAAAAGTGGTAAAGAATAAAGTAGCACCTCCATTCCGTGCAGCAGAGTTTGACATCGTGTTTGGTGAAGGTATTTCCAAAGTTGGTGAGATCCTGGATATGGGTGTTGAGCTGAGTGTGGTACAGAAAAGCGGTAGCTGGTTTAGTTATAATGGAGATAAGCTGGGACAAGGTCGTGATTCGGTGAAGAAGTTATTAGGGGACAATCCTGAGCTGGCTAATGAAATTGAAACGAAGATTCGTGAAAAGATAAAAGAAATGCAAAGCAGTGGTACTCCTGCTGCTACTGCATAA
- a CDS encoding M1 family metallopeptidase → MRFFIYALLLFSTHSGFSQAIFSGGVLKPEQANMDVRHYTVALAVDPREQSIDGYTVIDVVLAQPTTTLLFDLLNTFKVGKVWVNNKEQPFKHEQDLIYITLAAAAAGKATVKIQYAGKPRVAVRPPWDGGFQWTKDSTGNDWIAISCQNEGAKIFFPCKDHPSDEPNEGADLIITVPKGLVVAGPGLLQKVTTKKSTATYHWKTNYTINNYSILFNAGKYKVVSRPYTTVNDNTVPIEFYVLEEHADKAPHHLDVFQRTIRMQEKYFGEYSWVKEKIGIAETPHLGMEHQSLNAYGNKFKYSQVGGQDFDWLMHHEFGHEWWGNKVTGKDWGDMWVQEGICSFGDALFTRDAEGEEAYIRRMQGTARGTQNQKPVVLGTNINSDDAYHGDIYGKGAFFMHTLRYVLGDEVFFPTLKKFATDARYTYDNLVTTDDVEQFFSRESNTELKPLFDFYLRTIKKLEVQVARTGDSTWHIKLLNYDGALPLDITIGDGVKRRMVDKKGIAVISKTTPLVGEKVFYLKRVIYE, encoded by the coding sequence ATGCGCTTTTTTATTTATGCCTTGTTGCTGTTTAGCACACATAGCGGCTTTTCACAAGCTATTTTTTCCGGCGGGGTATTGAAACCGGAACAAGCCAATATGGATGTGCGTCACTATACGGTAGCATTAGCTGTTGATCCCCGTGAACAATCCATTGACGGATATACTGTGATAGACGTTGTATTGGCACAGCCAACAACGACTTTATTATTTGACCTGTTAAATACTTTTAAAGTGGGTAAGGTGTGGGTGAACAATAAAGAGCAACCGTTCAAACATGAGCAAGATCTGATCTATATCACGCTGGCAGCTGCCGCCGCCGGTAAAGCAACGGTGAAGATCCAATATGCAGGGAAGCCACGTGTGGCGGTAAGGCCTCCCTGGGATGGAGGTTTTCAGTGGACGAAAGATTCAACGGGGAATGACTGGATCGCTATCAGTTGTCAGAATGAAGGAGCCAAGATCTTTTTTCCCTGTAAAGACCATCCTTCTGATGAGCCCAATGAAGGGGCGGACCTTATTATTACTGTTCCCAAAGGGCTGGTGGTGGCCGGACCGGGATTGCTACAAAAAGTGACCACTAAAAAAAGCACTGCTACCTACCATTGGAAAACAAACTATACTATTAATAATTACAGTATCCTGTTCAATGCAGGAAAATACAAAGTAGTAAGCCGGCCTTATACTACTGTCAATGACAATACGGTGCCGATTGAGTTTTATGTGCTGGAAGAACATGCAGACAAAGCCCCGCACCACCTGGATGTATTTCAGCGAACGATCCGGATGCAGGAAAAATATTTTGGTGAATATTCCTGGGTAAAGGAAAAGATCGGCATAGCGGAAACGCCGCACCTGGGCATGGAACACCAGTCGCTGAACGCTTATGGCAATAAATTCAAATATAGTCAGGTGGGCGGACAGGATTTTGACTGGCTCATGCACCATGAGTTTGGCCATGAATGGTGGGGTAATAAGGTAACGGGCAAAGACTGGGGCGATATGTGGGTGCAGGAAGGCATTTGCAGTTTTGGCGACGCACTGTTTACCCGCGATGCGGAGGGAGAGGAAGCCTATATCAGGCGGATGCAGGGTACGGCCCGGGGCACACAGAACCAGAAGCCGGTGGTGCTGGGCACCAATATCAATTCAGATGATGCCTACCATGGGGACATTTATGGCAAGGGGGCTTTCTTTATGCATACCCTCCGGTATGTATTGGGCGATGAGGTGTTTTTCCCGACTCTTAAGAAGTTTGCTACGGATGCGCGCTATACCTACGATAACCTGGTGACGACGGATGATGTGGAGCAATTTTTCAGCCGGGAATCAAACACAGAACTGAAGCCCTTGTTTGACTTTTATTTGCGTACGATCAAAAAACTGGAAGTACAGGTAGCCCGGACAGGAGACAGCACCTGGCATATCAAATTATTGAACTATGATGGAGCATTGCCGCTGGATATTACCATCGGTGATGGTGTAAAGCGGAGGATGGTTGACAAAAAGGGAATTGCTGTGATCAGTAAAACGACACCGCTGGTAGGTGAAAAAGTGTTCTACCTGAAGCGCGTAATTTATGAGTAA
- a CDS encoding T9SS type A sorting domain-containing protein yields MLICLVSLWTHLCVAQDTSTGPPPVETAAAVPDSAIYLTDLVSAIRDNAKVILNWRMLNNNTTEFIAVERSSNGRDFETVAVLKQSNTGIWYEWIDDAPAKGRNLYRVRFAGKQGAVQYSKTITAIIAGDISFRFYPNPVDSVLIIRSESALDIQVVDANGKVRITQNKLQGLQTLNVASLEKGMYLLRISNLTTGIVTQERLLKN; encoded by the coding sequence TTGCTGATATGCTTGGTAAGCCTGTGGACACACTTGTGTGTAGCCCAGGATACTTCAACCGGACCGCCTCCGGTAGAAACAGCAGCAGCTGTTCCAGACTCAGCCATTTACCTTACCGACCTCGTTTCAGCCATCCGGGATAATGCAAAAGTCATTCTCAACTGGCGGATGTTGAATAATAATACCACTGAATTTATAGCCGTAGAGCGTAGCAGCAATGGCCGCGATTTTGAAACAGTCGCTGTGCTTAAACAATCCAATACCGGCATCTGGTATGAATGGATCGATGATGCGCCCGCCAAAGGACGTAATTTATACCGCGTACGGTTTGCCGGCAAACAGGGTGCTGTGCAATATTCAAAAACGATTACTGCTATCATTGCCGGCGATATTTCATTTAGGTTCTATCCCAACCCCGTCGATAGTGTCCTTATCATTCGTTCAGAATCTGCACTCGATATCCAGGTAGTTGATGCCAATGGTAAAGTACGCATCACACAAAACAAATTGCAGGGCCTGCAAACCCTCAATGTGGCATCACTCGAAAAGGGAATGTATCTCCTCCGTATTAGTAATCTTACTACTGGTATCGTAACCCAGGAACGCCTCCTTAAAAACTAA